In a genomic window of Glycine max cultivar Williams 82 chromosome 13, Glycine_max_v4.0, whole genome shotgun sequence:
- the LOC100789206 gene encoding probable alpha,alpha-trehalose-phosphate synthase [UDP-forming] 11 — MLPMSPSQGARFDREQWKAYVLANRIFAEKVTEIINPDEDYVWVHDYHLMILPTFLRKRFHRVKLGFFLHNTFPSSEIYRTLPVREDILRAFLNCDLIGFHTFDYARHFLSCCSRMLGLDYESKRGYIGLDYYGRTVTVKILPAGIHMGLLESVLSLPQTALRVKELKKEYEGKVVILGVDDMDLFKGISLKFLALGKLLEVDESLRGRVVLVQILNAARSRGKDIQDVKNESEAIAREINEKYSQPGYQPIVYINGPISTQEKAAYYAVSECCVVNAVRDGMNLVPYEYTVCRQGSFALDKALGVEGEDKKTLKQSVIIVSEFIGCSPSLSGAIRVNPWNIDEVAEAMNSAVTMSEAEKHLRHEKHYKYISSHDVAYWARSFDQDLDRACREHYSKRYWGVGLGLGFRIVALDPTFRKLSVDHIASAYRDTHSRLILLDYDGTMMPQATIKTPSKEVITVLNYLCSDPENMVFIVSGRDKDCLSKWFSPCEKLGLSAEHGYFTRWTKDSPWETCGLTTDFEWKMIAEPVMALYTEATDGSFIEHKESAMVWHHQEADPYFGSCQAKELLDHLESVLANEPVGVIRGQHIVEVKPQGVSKGKVVEDLISIMRSKGKSPDFLLCIGDDRSDEDMFESIALSVSNPALSTIISKVFACTVGQKPSMAEYYLDDTSEVIKLLEGLATAAGPSASIIYQDL, encoded by the exons ATGCTACCCATGTCGCCGAGCCAAGGCGCGCGTTTCGACCGCGAGCAGTGGAAGGCGTATGTGCTCGCGAACAGGATCTTCGCAGAAAAGGTCACCGAGATTATCAACCCGGACGAGGATTATGTCTGGGTTCACGATTACCACCTCATGATACTACCCACGTTCCTCCGGAAGCGGTTCCACCGTGTGAAGCTGGGCTTCTTCTTGCACAACACGTTTCCGTCGTCGGAGATATACCGGACTCTACCCGTTCGCGAGGACATCCTCCGCGCGTTTCTGAACTGCGACCTGATCGGGTTCCACACCTTCGACTACGCGCGACATTTTTTGTCGTGTTGTAGCAGGATGCTGGGGCTGGATTACGAGTCCAAGAGGGGTTACATTGGGTTGGATTACTACGGTCGCACCGTGACGGTTAAGATCCTCCCCGCGGGGATTCACATGGGGCTCTTGGAGTCGGTGTTGTCTTTGCCGCAGACGGCGTTAAGGGTGAAGGAATTGAAGAAGGAGTATGAAGGAAAGGTTGTGATATTGGGAGTGGATGACATGGACTTGTTCAAAGGTATTAGTTTAAAGTTCTTAGCTTTGGGGAAGCTTCTGGAAGTGGATGAAAGCTTAAGGGGTCGTGTGGTGTTGGTTCAGATTCTGAACGCGGCGAGGAGCAGAGGGAAGGACATTCAGGACGTGAAGAACGAGAGCGAGGCCATTGCCAGAGAGATCAATGAGAAATATTCACAACCGGGGTACCAGCCTATTGTTTACATCAATGGACCAATCTCCACGCAGGAGAAGGCTGCGTATTACGCTGTTTCTGAGTGCTGCGTTGTGAATGCGGTGAGGGATGGGATGAATTTGGTGCCTTATGAGTACACTGTTTGCAGGCAGGGGAGTTTTGCTTTGGACAAGGCGCTTGGCGTTGAAGGTGAGGATAAGAAAACCCTTAAGCAGAGCGTTATCATCGTGTCTGAGTTCATAGGGTGTTCCCCTTCGCTCAGTGGAGCCATCAGGGTGAATCCGTGGAACATTGATGAAGTCGCTGAGGCCATGAATTCGGCTGTCACAATGTCGGAGGCAGAGAAGCATTTGCGCCACGAGAAGCATTACAAGTACATAAGCTCTCATGATGTGGCTTACTGGGCAAGGAGTTTTGATCAGGATTTAGATAGAGCTTGTAGGGAGCATTACTCTAAGAGGTATTGGGGTGTTGGATTGGGCTTGGGGTTCAGAATTGTTGCTTTGGATCCTACCTTTAGGAAGCTCTCTGTGGATCACATTGCCTCTGCATATAGAGATACACACAGTCGATTGATCCTTTTGGACTACGATGGCACCATGATGCCGCAGGCGACAATCAAGACTCCGAGCAAGGAAGTTATTACTGTCTTGAATTATTTATGCAGTGATCCTGAAAACATGGTGTTCATTGTGAGCGGCAGGGATAAGGATTGCTTGAGCAAGTGGTTTTCTCCATGTGAGAAATTGGGTCTCTCTGCTGAGCACGGTTACTTCACTAG GTGGACCAAGGATTCTCCTTGGGAGACTTGCGGATTGACGACCGATTTTGAATGGAAAATGATTGCAGAACCTGTGATGGCGCTTTATACTGAAGCAACTGATGGTTCCTTCATTGAACATAAAGAAAGTGCAATGGTTTGGCACCATCAAGAAGCAGATCCTTATTTTGGATCATGCCAAGCAAAAGAGCTTCTTGATCACCTGGAGAGTGTGCTTGCCAATGAGCCAGTAGGGGTTATAAGGGGACAACATATAGTTGAAGTTAAACCTCAG GGTGTGAGCAAGGGTAAAGTGGTGGAAGACCTTATCTCAATCATGCGAAGTAAGGGGAAGTCACCAGATTTTCTACTGTGCATAGGAGATGATCGCTCAGATGAAGATATGTTTGAAAGCATTGCTCTTTCAGTATCTAATCCAGCTCTTTCCACCATAATATCAAAAGTGTTTGCATGCACTGTTGGACAAAAACCAAGTATGGCCGAATACTATTTGGATGATACTAGCGAAGTAATCAAGTTACTTGAAGGACTTGCAACTGCAGCAGGACCTTCTGCGTCCATAATTTATCAGGATTTGTGA